The segment TGACCGCGTCTTCACCATCGGTGGCGCCCAGGCCGTGGCCGCATTGGCCTACGGCACCGAGAGCGTGCCCCAGGTGGACAAGATCGTCGGCCCGGGCAACATCTACGTCGCCACTGCCAAGCGCCATGTCTTCGGCCAGGTCGGTATCGACATGATCGCCGGCCCTTCGGAGATCCTCGTGGTCTGCGACGGCGGTACCGATCCGGACTGGATCGCCATGGACCTGTTCTCCCAGGCCGAGCACGACGAGGACGCCCAGGCCATCCTGGTCAGCCCCGACGCCGCATTCCTCGACAAGGTGGCCGCCAGCATCGACAAGCTGTTGCCGACCATGGAGCGTGCCGAGATCATTCGTACCTCGCTGCAGAACCGTGGTGCGTTGATCCTGGTGGCCGATCAGGCCCAGGCCTGCCAGGTGGCCAATCGCATCGCCCCCGAACACCTGGAGCTGTCCGTCGCCGATCCGCAGGCCTGGCTGCCGCACATTCGTCACGCGGGCGCCATTTTCATGGGCCGTTACACCGCCGAGGCACTGGGCGACTACTGCGCCGGCCCGAACCACGTGCTACCGACTTCCGGTACTGCACGCTTCTCGTCGCCGCTGGGTGTGTATGACTTCCAGAAGCGTTCGTCGATCATCTTCTGCTCGGCCGACGGCGCGTCCGAACTGGGCAAGACCGCGTCCGTCCTGGCGCGTGGCGAGTCCCTGACCGCCCACGCGCGCAGCGCCGAGTACCGCATCGCTTCTAACAAAGGGCAGGGGGAGTGAGCATGAGCAAGTTCTGGAGTCCCTTCGTCAAGGACCTGGTGCCCTACGTTCCGGGCGAGCAG is part of the Pseudomonas lalkuanensis genome and harbors:
- the hisD gene encoding histidinol dehydrogenase, whose protein sequence is MTAPIAIRRLNAADPDFARHLDHLLSWESVSDEAVNQRVLDIIQAVRERGDAAVVEFTQRFDGVQATSMADLILPRERLELALTRITAEQRKALETAAARVRSYHEKQKQDSWTYTEADGTVLGQQVTPLDRAGLYVPGGKASYPSSVLMNAIPAKVAGVAEVVMVVPTPRGEINEIVLAAACVAGVDRVFTIGGAQAVAALAYGTESVPQVDKIVGPGNIYVATAKRHVFGQVGIDMIAGPSEILVVCDGGTDPDWIAMDLFSQAEHDEDAQAILVSPDAAFLDKVAASIDKLLPTMERAEIIRTSLQNRGALILVADQAQACQVANRIAPEHLELSVADPQAWLPHIRHAGAIFMGRYTAEALGDYCAGPNHVLPTSGTARFSSPLGVYDFQKRSSIIFCSADGASELGKTASVLARGESLTAHARSAEYRIASNKGQGE